The following are encoded in a window of Suncus etruscus isolate mSunEtr1 chromosome 16, mSunEtr1.pri.cur, whole genome shotgun sequence genomic DNA:
- the MSANTD1 gene encoding myb/SANT-like DNA-binding domain-containing protein 1 — MRLRAGNAACLPCLLAHVPGQVPYICVWDAEAPLPTRPAPQHCLWLRMNKVHKWVTPRGNNDIKGPQEPFMAGKWHPKYGGLTAFSPQVLLKVPCTPRPWAMQLCQDVGPILSAELAAFHEQSAPGGGQAHPSEHLNPAGISGMAAAEVPSYLVSPQAEKHRRARNWTDAEMRGLMLVWEEFFEELKQTKRNARVYEKMASKLLEMTGERRLGEEIKIKITNMTFQYRKLKCMADSESVAPDWPYYLAIDRILAKVPELCDGKLTDSQQPGPSTSQTEASLSPSTKSTPMYVPYKPCYEGHFPGAGSDSSSSLLSLKLRSDERPLKRRKAQGCPLQRKKLRVLEAMLDEQRKLSRAVEETCREVRRVLDQQNLLQVQSLQLQERMMSLLERLIAKSST; from the exons ATGAGGCTGCGTGCAGGGAACGCAGCGTGTCTGCCCTGCCTGCTAGCGCACGTGCCCGGCCAGGTGCCCTACATCTGCGTCTGGGACGCAGAAGCACCCCTGCCCACCCGGCCGGCCCCACAGCACTGCCTATGGCTCC GAATGAACAAAGTACACAAGTGGGTCACCCCCAGAGGAAACAATGACATCAAAGGCCCTCAAGAGCCCTTCATGGCAGGAAAGTG GCACCCCAAGTATGGAGGCCTGACTGCCTTCTCCCCGCAGGTGTTGCTGAAGGTACCCTGCACACCAAGGCCCTGGGCCATGCAGCTTTGCCAAG ATGTAGGCCCCATTTTGAGCGCTGAGCTAGCTGCCTTCCACGAGCAGTCTGCCCCTGGAGGGGGCCAGGCGCACCCTTCTGAACACTTGAACCCTGCAGGTATCTCTGGGATGGCTGCTGCTGAGGTGCCCAGCTACCTGGTGTCACCCCAGGCCGAGAAGCACCGGAGGGCCCGCAACTGGACTGATGCAGAAATGCGTGGCCTCATGCTGGTCTGGGAGGAGTTCTTCGAGGAGCTGAAGCAGACCAAGCGCAACGCGCGAGTCTACGAGAAGATGGCCAGCAAGCTGCTGGAGATGACGGGCGAACGGCGGCTGGGCGAGGAGATCAAGATCAAGATCACCAACATGACCTTCCAATACCG GAAACTAAAGTGCATGGCAGACAGTGAGTCTGTCGCGCCCGACTGGCCCTACTACCTTGCCATCGACAGGATCCTGGCCAAGGTGCCTGAGTTGTGTGATGGCAAATTGACTGACAGCCAGCAGCCTGGGCCCTCCACATCTCAGACTGAGGCCTCCCTGTCACCGTCCACCAAATCTACCCCCATGTACGTGCCCTATAAGCCATGCTACGAAGGCCACTTCCCGGGTGCCGGCTCTGACAGCTCCTCCAGCTtactctccctcaagctcag GTCAGATGAGCGGCCGCTGAAGAGGCGGAAGGCACAGGGCTGCCCGCTGCAGAGGAAGAAGCTTCGGGTGCTAGAAGCAATGCTGGATGAGCAACGCAAGCTGAGCCGTGCCGTGGAAGAGACATGTCGTGAGGTACGCCGTGTGCTGGACCAGCAAAACCTGCTGCAGGTGCAAAGCCTCCAGCTACAGGAGCGCATGATGAGTCTGCTGGAGCGCCTCATTGCCAAGTCCAGCACCTGA